In Streptomyces sp. ML-6, the genomic stretch GTCGCGGCGACCGCCAGGAGCGCGGCCAGCGCGGCGACCGCCAGGAGCGCGGCGAGCGCGGGGATCGCCGCGACCGGCAGCGCGACCGCCGCGGCAAGGGCGACGACCAGGGCCAGCAGGCCGGCCAGCGCCAGCAGCGCCAGGGCCAGCAGGGCGGCGGCGGCCCGCAGGACGACGGCTACGACGACGAGGCGGGCGGCCGGCGCGGCCGTCGGGGCCGCTACCGCGACCGCCGCGGCCGTCGGGGCCGCGACGAGTTCGCGGGCGAGGTCCCGGTCTCGGACGACGACGTCCTGATCCCCGTCGCGGGCATCCTGGACATCCTCGACAACTACGCGTTCATCCGGACCTCCGGCTACCTGCCGGGCCCGAACGACGTGTACGTCTCGCTCGCCCAGGTCCGCAAGAACGGCCTGCGCAAGGGCGACCACGTCACCGGTGCGGTGCGCCAGCCCAAGGACGGCGAGCGCCGTGAGAAGTTCAACGCCCTGGTGCGTCTGGACTCGGTGAACGGCATGGCGCCCGAAAGCGGCCGAGGCCGCCCGGAGTTCCAGAAGCTGACGCCGCTCTACCCGCAGGACCGGCTCCGTCTGGAGACCGACTCCAACGTCCTGACGACGCGGATCATCGACCTGGTGGCCCCGATCGGCAAGGGCCAGCGCGGTCTGATCGTGGCCCCGCCGAAGACCGGCAAGACCATGATCCTGCAGGCGATCGCCAACGCGATCACGGTCAACAGCCCCGAGTGCCACCTGATGGTCGTCCTGGTCGACGAGCGTCCGGAAGAGGTCACCGACATGCAGCGGTCGGTGAAGGGCGAGGTCATCTCCTCCACCTTCGACCGCCCCGCCGAGGACCACACCACCGTCGCCGAGCTGGCCATCGAGCGCGCCAAGCGCCTCGTCGAGCTGGGTCACGACGTGGTCGTCCTGCTGGACTCGATCACCCGTCTGGGACGCGCGTACAACCTCGCCGCCCCCGCCTCCGGCCGCATCCTGTCCGGTGGTGTCGACTCGACCGCGCTGTACCCGCCGAAGCGCTTCTTCGGCGCGGCGCGCAACATCGAGGACGGCGGCTCGCTGACCATCCTGGCCACCGCGCTCGTCGAGACCGGCTCGCGCATGGACGAGGTGATCTTCGAGGAGTTCAAGGGCACCGGCAACATGGAGCTCAAGCTCGACCGGAAGCTCTCGGACAAGCGCATCTTCCCGGCGGTGGACGTCGACGCGTCCAGCACCCGCAAGGAGGAAATCCTGCTGGGCGGCGAGGAATTGGCGATCGTCTGGAAGCTGCGCCGGGTGCTGCACGCGCTCGACCAGCAGCAGGCGATCGAGCTCCTCCTGGACCGGATGAAGAAGACCCAGTCCAACGCGGAGTTCCTGCTCCAGATCCAGAAGACGACGCCGGCGCCGGGCAACGGCAACGACTGACGTCGCAGCGGACCGGCCGGACCGGTCGAACCGCGGGGCCGCCCCCGTCACTTCGGTGACGGGGGCGGCCCCGTTCCGCGTACCGGCCCCGCCGGCCCGTTCGTCCGGTCCGAGACCTTCGCCACACGGCGGCCGTCGCACCGGACGCCGCAGCGGTGCCCGCAAAGAGCGAGAAACCGCAGGTGAGCGGGGTGTGACCGACTGTCCACCGGTGTCGACCGCTCCGTATTTCCTCACACGGACCCAACAGTCGGCTGTGCAACCCTTCTTCGTACCGCCGCGTCGTACCAAGTACCGACAAGTCGCCAAAGACGGCGAAAAGGGGACCGGGGCGTGCCGTCGGCGCGGACCCGTCCGGCGGCCGGGGCCGAGCGGTCCGGCGGACGCCGACGAGCGAGGGAGAGGGGTGGCCGTGGCCGAGCAGAGAGGGGGCGGCGGGCGAATACGCCCCACCGGCAAGCGCCGGAAGAAGCCCTCCCGTCGCCGCAGGGCAACAGTGATCGCGGCCTGGAGCCTGGCCGGTGTCGTGGTCCTCGGCGGTGCCGGGCTCGGATACGCCTACGTCACGCTCAACGGCAACCTCAAGGCCGTCGACATCAACGCGGCGCTCGGCAAGGACCGCCCCGACGACATCGACGACGGCTCCGAGGACATCCTCGTGCTCGGCTCCGACTCCCGGTCCGGCGCCAACTCCGAGTACGGCGTCGACGAGGGCACGGCGCGCTCCGACACCGCGATGGTCCTGCACATCAACAAGGGCCACGAAACGGCCTCCGTCGTCTCCATCCCGCGCGACACCCTCATCACCCGCCCCGACTGCACCAGCGACACCACGGGGGAGCCCGTCGCCGGCGAGCAGCGCGCGATGTTCAACACGGCGTACGAGGCCGGCGGGCCGGCCTGCGCGGTCAAGACCGTCGAGTCCATGTCCGGCATCCGCATGGACCACTACCTCGAAGTCGACTTCACCGGCTTCAAGAAGCTCATCGACGAGCTGGGCGGTGTGGAGATCACCACCACCCGGGCGATCGACGACCCCAAGAGCCACCTGAACCTCGAACCGGGCACCCACACCCTGGACGGCGAGCAGGCCCTCGGCCTCGTCCGTACCCGCAAGAGCGTCGGCGACGGCAGCGACCTCGGCCGCATCCAGCTCCAGCAGGCGTTCGTCAAGGCACTGATGGAGCAGGTCAGGAGCGTCGGGGTGTTCTCGAACCCGAAGAAGCTGTTCGACCTCGCGGACACCGCCACCAAGGCCGTCACCACCGACTCCGACCTCGGCTCGGTCGAGGAGCTCACCTCCTTCGCCAACGGGCTCAAGGGCCTCGCCCCGAAGGACGTCCACATGGTGACCCTGCCCGTGCAGTACGACCCGGCCGACCCGAACCGCGTCGTGCCGCTGGAGAAGTCCGCCCGGCAGGTGTGGGCGGCGCTGAAGGCGGACCGGCCGATCCCCGCCTCCGCCACCCGGGGGTCGGCGGGCGACAAGGGCGTCGCGGGCGGCATCGTCCGGTGACCCCGGGGCGGCCGTGGAACGGATGACCGGGCGACCCGGGCGGGGCGGGCCGTGCGCGACGACCGGTGGGCCGGGAAGCGCCGACCGGAAGCGCGGAAGTGCTGACCGGCGGACCGGGAAGGGATGCCCGGAAGGCGGGGGAGCGGAGGACCGGACAAGCCGGGAATAGCTGCGGACCGCCCCCGGTTTTGGGAGATACGGCCGGTCCTGGCAGACTGGTACGTCGGCCCCGGTTCACGGACGCGCAATCCGTGCGTGCGACCCGGCGCCCTCCCGAACCTAGGAGAAACCCTTGAAGCGCGACATCCACCCCGAGTACGTCGAGACGCAGGTCAGCTGCACCTGTGGCGCGTCGTTCACCACCCGGAGCACCCTCGCGAGCGGCAGCATCCGCGCCGACGTCTGCTCCGAGTGCCACCCGTTCTACACGGGCAAGCAGAAGATCCTCGACACCGGTGGCCGCGTGGCCCGCTTCGAGGCCCGCTTCGGCAAGGCTGCCGGCTCCGCCAGCAAGTAGCGAGCCACTGCGCCGGTTCTCGGTGCCCTCTTCCGGGGGCATCGAGACCGGCGTTTTTTCCGGCCGGGGGCCGCAGGGCCCACCACGTTCCCGCCCGGCCGGCCCCACGCCGTCCAGCAGGCACGCAGAGTGAAGGAACCAGGAGCCCGAAGATGTTCGAGGCGGTCGAGGAACTGATCGGCGAGCAGACCGATCTGGAGAAGCAGCTTGCGGACCCGGCGGTCCACGCGGACCAGGCCAACGCGCGCAAGCTCAACAAGCGCTACGCGGAGCTCACCCCGATCGTCGCGACGTACCGCTCCTGGAAGCAGGCCGGCGACGACATCGAGACGGCCCGCGAGCTCGCCGCCGACGACCCCGACTTCGCCGCCGAGGTCAAGGAGCTGGAGAAGCAGCGCGAGGAGCTCACCGAGAAGCTCCGCCTCCTCCTGGTCCCCCGCGACCCCAGCGACGACAAGGACGTGCTCCTGGAGATCAAGGCGGGCGCGGGCGGCGACGAGTCCGCCCTGTTCGCCGGCGACCTGCTGCGCATGTACCTGCGCTACGCCGAGCGCGTCGGCTGGAAGACCGAGATCATCGACTCCACCGAGTCCGAGCTCGGCGGCTACAAGGACGTCCAGGTCGCCGTGAAGACCAAGGGCGGCAACGGCGCCACCGAGCCCGGCCAGGGCGTGTGGGCCCGGCTGAAGTACGAGGGCGGGGTGCACCGCGTGCAGCGGGTGCCCTCCACCGAGTCCCAGGGCCGCATCCACACCTCCGCCGCCGGTGTGCTCGTCACGCCCGAGGCCGAGGAGGTCGACGTCGAGATCCACGCCAACGACCTCCGCATCGACGTCTACCGCTCCTCGGGCCCCGGCGGCCAGTCCGTCAACACCACCGACTCCGCGGTCCGCATCACCCACCTGCCGACCGGCGTCGTCGCCTCCTGCCAGAACGAGAAGAGCCAGCTCCAGAACAAGGAGCAGGCCATGCGCATCCTGCGTTCCCGGCTGCTCGCCGCCGCGCAGGAGGCCGCCGAGCAGGAAGCCTCGGACGTACGTCGCAGCCAGGTGCGCACGGTCGACCGTTCCGAGAAGATCCGTACGTACAACTTCCCGGAAAACCGGATCTCGGACCACCGCGTCGGCTTCAAGGCGTACAACTTGGACCAGGTGCTCGACGGCGACCTGGACGCCGTGATCCAGGCCTGCGTCGACGCCGACTCGGCAGCCAAGCTCGCCGCCGCGTAAACAAGTCAGCCCCGCCCGTAACACCGTACGGAGAACCGCGATGAACCTGCTGCTCGCCGAGGTGGCCCAGGCCACCCAGCGGCTGGCCGACGCCGGTGTGCCCTCGCCGCGATTCGACGCGGAGGAACTCGCCGCGTTCGTGCACGGCGTCAAGCGGGGCGAGCTGCACCGGGTGCCGGACGCGGACTTCGACGCCCGTTACTGGGAGGCCGTCGCCCGCCGCGAGGCCCGCGAACCGCTCCAGCACATCACCGGCCGCGCCTTCTTCCGCTACCTGGAGCTCCAGGTCGGCCCCGGCGTCTTCGTGCCGCGCCCGGAGACCGAGTCGGTCGTCGGCTGGGCGATAGACGCCGTGCGCGCGATGGACGTCGTCGAACCGGTCGTCGTCGACCTCTGCAGCGGCTCGGGCGCCATCGCCCTGGCCATGGCCCAGGAGGTGCCGCGCTCGCGCGTGCACGCGGTAGAGCTCTCCGACGACGCCCTGAAGTGGACCCGGAAGAACGCCGACGGGTCCAGGGTCACCGTCCACCAGGGGGACGCGCTGACCGCCCTGCCCGAACTCGACGGCCAGGTCGACCTGGTCATCTCCAACCCGCCGTACATCCCGCTCACCGAGTGGGAGTACGTGGCGCCCGAGGCCCGCGACCACGACCCGGAGATGGCACTGTTCTCCGGCGAGGACGGCCTCGACACCATCCGCGGCATCGAACGCACCGCGCACCGCCTGCTGCGCCCCGGCGGACTCGTCGTCATCGAGCACGCCGACACCCAGGGCGGCCAGGTGCCGTGGATCTTCACCGAGGAACGGGGCTGGGCGGACGCGGCCGACCACCCCGACCTGAACAACCGGCCGAGGTTCGCCACGGCCCGCAAGGCCATGCCGTGACCGGGGACCACCGTACGTCCGGCCCGTACCCGTCATACCCGTACACGCTCGAGGAGGCCGACTGATGGCACGGCGATACGACTGCAACGACGCGACCGACCGCAAGACGGGCCTGCGGGAGGCAGCGTCGGCCGTCCGCCGCGGCGAACTGGTCGTGCTGCCCACCGACACCGTGTACGGCATCGGCGCGGACGCCTTCAGCGCCGAGGGCATCGCCGACCTGCTGGACGCCAAGGGTCGCGGCCGCAACATGCCGACCCCGGTCCTGATCGGCTCCCCGAACACCCTGCACGGCCTGGTCACCGACTTCTCCGAGCAGGCCTGGGAGCTCGTCGACGCCTTCTGGCCCGGCGCCCTCACGCTCGTCGCCAAGCACCAGCCGTCGCTCCAGTGGGACCTCGGCGACACCCGCGGCACCGTCGCCATCCGGATGCCGCTGCACCCGGTCGCCATCGAGCTGCTCACGGAGGTCGGCCCGATGGGCGTCTCCAGCGCCAACCTCACCGGCCACCCGGCCCCCGAGGACTGCGACGCGGCCCAGGAGATGCTCGGGGACTCCGTCTCCGTCTACCTGGACGGCGGCCCGACGCCCGGCATCGTGCCCTCGTCGATCGTCGACGTGACCGGCAAGGTCCCCGTGCTGCTGAGGGCCGGCGCGCTCTCCGTCGAGGAACTCCGCAAGGTGGTACCCGACCTCGAGGTGGCGAATTGACCGCCCCTGAGGGGCGTGGCATAACGGGGCGGGCCGACACCTTCCGCATCCTCCACGTCAGCACCGGCAACGTCTGCCGCTCACCGATCACCGAGCGGCTGACCCGGCACGCCCTGGTGGACCGCCTCGGCGATCCGCTCGGCGGCGGGCTGATCGTGGAGAGCGCGGGCACCTGGGGGCACGAGGGGGCACCCATGGAGGCCAACGCGGAGACCGTCCTCACCGACTTCGGGGCCGACCCGGCCGGCTTCGTCGGCCGGGAACTCCTCGACGAGCACGTGATCCGCGCCGATCTGGTGCTCACCGCCACCCGTGACCACCGCGCCCAGGTGATCTCGATGGGGCACTCGGCCGGCCTGCGCACCTTCACCCTCAAGGAATTCACCCGGCTGGTCCGGGCGATAGACCCCGCCACCCTGCCGGACCCGCGGGACGAGGGCGTCGTGGAGCGCGCCCGCGCGCTGGTCCGCGCCGCCGCCGCGCTGCGCGGCTGGCTGCTGGCCCCCACCGCCGATGCGGACGAGGTGTACGACCCGTACGGGGCCCCGATCACCTTCTTCCGTTCCATCGGCGACGAAATCAACCAGGCCCTCGACCCGGTGGTCACCGCGCTGACGGGCGTTCCCGCACACCACTGACGCGCGCGCCCGCCCGCCTCCGCAAGGCCCGCCCGCCCCGCAAGGCCCGCCCGTGCCACTCCGGCGGCCGTACGCACCGGCCGGGCACCCAAGGGGCCGACGGAGGGACGACGGCGCCGCACAGCGGGCAGGGGGGCCGTCGCGGGCCTACATTGGAGCTGACGCCAGCGCACCCCCTCCAGGTCCGGAGTTCCCCGATGCCGGTCACCACCCCCGCCGCACCCCCCTCCGCCCCCGGGACCGCCCTGCCGCAGGACTTCGACGCCCTGCGCCGGGAGGACCCGGAGATCGCCGACGTGCTGCTGGGGGAGCTGCGCCGGCAGTCGGACACCCTCCAGCTGACCGCCGCCGAGAACTTCACCTCTCCCGCGGTCCTCGCCGCCCTCGGCTCGCCGCTCGCCAACAAGTACGCCGAGGGCTACCCCGGCGCCCGCCACCACGGCGGCTGCGAACAGGCCGACGCCGCCGAACGCATCGCCTGCCGCCGGGCCACCGCCCTCTTCGGCGCCGAGCACGCCAACGTCCAGGCGCACTCCGGCTCCTCCGCGGTCCTCGCCGCGTACGCCGCCCTGCTGCGCCCCGGCGACACGGTGCTCGCGATGGGACTCCCGTACGGCGGCCACCTCACCCACGGCTCGCCCGCCAACTTCTCCGGCCGCTGGTTCGAGTTCGTCGGCTACGGGGTGGACTCCGAGAGCGGCCTGATCGACTACGCGCAGGTGCGCGCCCTGGCCCGTACGCACCGGCCCAAGGCGATCGTGAGCGGTTCGATCTCCTACCCCCGCCATCCCGACCACGCCCTGTTCCGGGAGATCGCCGACGAGGTGGGCGCGTACCTGATCGCCGACTCCGCGCACCCGATGGGGCTGATCGCCGGGGGAGCGGCGCCGAGCCCGGTGCCGTACGCCGATGTGGTCTGCGCGACCACGCACAAGGTGCTGCGCGGGCCGCGCGGCGGGATGATTCTGTGCG encodes the following:
- the rpmE gene encoding 50S ribosomal protein L31 → MKRDIHPEYVETQVSCTCGASFTTRSTLASGSIRADVCSECHPFYTGKQKILDTGGRVARFEARFGKAAGSASK
- the glyA gene encoding serine hydroxymethyltransferase, producing MPVTTPAAPPSAPGTALPQDFDALRREDPEIADVLLGELRRQSDTLQLTAAENFTSPAVLAALGSPLANKYAEGYPGARHHGGCEQADAAERIACRRATALFGAEHANVQAHSGSSAVLAAYAALLRPGDTVLAMGLPYGGHLTHGSPANFSGRWFEFVGYGVDSESGLIDYAQVRALARTHRPKAIVSGSISYPRHPDHALFREIADEVGAYLIADSAHPMGLIAGGAAPSPVPYADVVCATTHKVLRGPRGGMILCGAELAERIDRAVFPFTQGGAQMHTIAAKAVAFGEAATPAFTAYAHRVVERARALAAGLEAEGFEITTGGTDTHLIVADPAPLGVDGPGARARLAAAGVVLDTCALPYGDARGIRLGTAAVTTQGMDETDMARLAALLGTAVRQEGDVRDEVRELVGKHPPYPG
- a CDS encoding L-threonylcarbamoyladenylate synthase, which codes for MARRYDCNDATDRKTGLREAASAVRRGELVVLPTDTVYGIGADAFSAEGIADLLDAKGRGRNMPTPVLIGSPNTLHGLVTDFSEQAWELVDAFWPGALTLVAKHQPSLQWDLGDTRGTVAIRMPLHPVAIELLTEVGPMGVSSANLTGHPAPEDCDAAQEMLGDSVSVYLDGGPTPGIVPSSIVDVTGKVPVLLRAGALSVEELRKVVPDLEVAN
- the prfA gene encoding peptide chain release factor 1; amino-acid sequence: MFEAVEELIGEQTDLEKQLADPAVHADQANARKLNKRYAELTPIVATYRSWKQAGDDIETARELAADDPDFAAEVKELEKQREELTEKLRLLLVPRDPSDDKDVLLEIKAGAGGDESALFAGDLLRMYLRYAERVGWKTEIIDSTESELGGYKDVQVAVKTKGGNGATEPGQGVWARLKYEGGVHRVQRVPSTESQGRIHTSAAGVLVTPEAEEVDVEIHANDLRIDVYRSSGPGGQSVNTTDSAVRITHLPTGVVASCQNEKSQLQNKEQAMRILRSRLLAAAQEAAEQEASDVRRSQVRTVDRSEKIRTYNFPENRISDHRVGFKAYNLDQVLDGDLDAVIQACVDADSAAKLAAA
- a CDS encoding protein-tyrosine-phosphatase — its product is MTAPEGRGITGRADTFRILHVSTGNVCRSPITERLTRHALVDRLGDPLGGGLIVESAGTWGHEGAPMEANAETVLTDFGADPAGFVGRELLDEHVIRADLVLTATRDHRAQVISMGHSAGLRTFTLKEFTRLVRAIDPATLPDPRDEGVVERARALVRAAAALRGWLLAPTADADEVYDPYGAPITFFRSIGDEINQALDPVVTALTGVPAHH
- the prmC gene encoding peptide chain release factor N(5)-glutamine methyltransferase, with protein sequence MNLLLAEVAQATQRLADAGVPSPRFDAEELAAFVHGVKRGELHRVPDADFDARYWEAVARREAREPLQHITGRAFFRYLELQVGPGVFVPRPETESVVGWAIDAVRAMDVVEPVVVDLCSGSGAIALAMAQEVPRSRVHAVELSDDALKWTRKNADGSRVTVHQGDALTALPELDGQVDLVISNPPYIPLTEWEYVAPEARDHDPEMALFSGEDGLDTIRGIERTAHRLLRPGGLVVIEHADTQGGQVPWIFTEERGWADAADHPDLNNRPRFATARKAMP
- the rho gene encoding transcription termination factor Rho, translating into MSDTTDLMGVTADKSVDSAAPAEGAATGTTTRRRRSGTGLDGMVLAELQQVASGLGIRGTARMRKGQLIEVIKEAQAGSSAAPKAAAPAAEAETKPKRRATSKARTGDDSAAAPAEKAAAQQQIDIPGQPASDDQPTGERRRRRATAQAGSPETKAESKPAEAKAEAPAEPKGEERAEAKAETAADTAEGRRGDRQERGQRGDRQERGERGDRRDRQRDRRGKGDDQGQQAGQRQQRQGQQGGGGPQDDGYDDEAGGRRGRRGRYRDRRGRRGRDEFAGEVPVSDDDVLIPVAGILDILDNYAFIRTSGYLPGPNDVYVSLAQVRKNGLRKGDHVTGAVRQPKDGERREKFNALVRLDSVNGMAPESGRGRPEFQKLTPLYPQDRLRLETDSNVLTTRIIDLVAPIGKGQRGLIVAPPKTGKTMILQAIANAITVNSPECHLMVVLVDERPEEVTDMQRSVKGEVISSTFDRPAEDHTTVAELAIERAKRLVELGHDVVVLLDSITRLGRAYNLAAPASGRILSGGVDSTALYPPKRFFGAARNIEDGGSLTILATALVETGSRMDEVIFEEFKGTGNMELKLDRKLSDKRIFPAVDVDASSTRKEEILLGGEELAIVWKLRRVLHALDQQQAIELLLDRMKKTQSNAEFLLQIQKTTPAPGNGND
- a CDS encoding LCP family protein, with amino-acid sequence MAEQRGGGGRIRPTGKRRKKPSRRRRATVIAAWSLAGVVVLGGAGLGYAYVTLNGNLKAVDINAALGKDRPDDIDDGSEDILVLGSDSRSGANSEYGVDEGTARSDTAMVLHINKGHETASVVSIPRDTLITRPDCTSDTTGEPVAGEQRAMFNTAYEAGGPACAVKTVESMSGIRMDHYLEVDFTGFKKLIDELGGVEITTTRAIDDPKSHLNLEPGTHTLDGEQALGLVRTRKSVGDGSDLGRIQLQQAFVKALMEQVRSVGVFSNPKKLFDLADTATKAVTTDSDLGSVEELTSFANGLKGLAPKDVHMVTLPVQYDPADPNRVVPLEKSARQVWAALKADRPIPASATRGSAGDKGVAGGIVR